A single Methanolobus sp. ZRKC5 DNA region contains:
- a CDS encoding 30S ribosomal protein S15 has product MAKMHTRKKGKSGPTRPLRTEAPAWSTMTTEEVTTVVNDMWKQGVSTSEIGMVLRDKYGVPDVKIATGKKVTQILRENGEDFAVPEDLYNLIVKAIGLRKHMDSNNKDVHNKRSLQNTEAKIRRLVKYYQSTKVLPATWKYKPETAAMLITR; this is encoded by the coding sequence ATGGCAAAAATGCATACCCGGAAAAAAGGAAAGTCCGGCCCAACAAGACCACTTCGTACCGAAGCACCGGCATGGTCCACAATGACCACTGAAGAAGTGACAACTGTAGTGAATGACATGTGGAAACAGGGTGTCAGCACAAGTGAAATTGGAATGGTACTCAGGGACAAATATGGTGTACCTGACGTCAAGATCGCAACAGGCAAGAAAGTCACACAGATACTCAGAGAGAATGGTGAGGATTTCGCCGTACCTGAGGACCTGTACAACCTTATCGTAAAGGCTATCGGACTGAGGAAACATATGGACAGCAACAACAAGGATGTTCACAACAAACGTTCCCTTCAGAATACCGAAGCAAAGATTAGAAGATTGGTTAAGTATTACCAGTCCACAAAGGTTCTTCCAGCTACCTGGAAGTATAAGCCAGAGACAGCTGCAATGCTGATCACAAGATAA